CTACCTCTGATGTTATCATATTACATGATTTCAGATTATGTCGATAATTTCATTGGTCTCTACTAGAATGTTTTGTTAATGAAAAGGATATCAACATTTGTTATTTATAGATATCAATCAAGTTGTGCACATCACTGAACCATAGTTTTATGATATAATGCTGACTTTGGCATTCCTATCCAGAGTTCCAGATAATATATAGCTGGAGACTTTCGTTTAATTTGACTACCTTTATTATGTGGCGACTTGTACTTGTTTTTTGTGGGTTAAAATGTTGTTATGCACACACACTTGCATACATGGCAGTTGCATCTGAAACAATGGTTTCCTGTGACTGGTTATCTTAGAAGCTTGGTAAAAATCTTATGTTGAGACACATTTGCTAATGAAGTAGAACCTAATTTGATATTTATGTGGTTCTACTTTGATATTTGTGCATCTGATTGATATAATCCTTCTTGCTCTCTCTTTACCTCCTgcatcttttccttttttccccctGTCAGCTGTTTCTTTCAtacttttctttcattcttATCACCAATTTTTTTCATTCTTTATTCACTCTCATCCTTTTGTTCCATCCAAATTTTTGCATTAAGTAACATAGAATTCTGCAAGAAAGACATACGTGTAATGTTTTCTGTGAAATTAACATGATTACAAATCCGATTTCTCTCTGCAGCTAATTCCAAGAATCTAGTCGAACCTGAGGCAGGGTCCATGTCAGTTCTGAACCAATATTCTTATCCAACCTTTTGTTTTCACCAGAAGGTTTATAGCCTGAAACCAGTAAAAACTTCAGCATGTCTTGAAGTTGAACACTTATTCTGGTATAGGCATTGTAGGTTCctcttttattattcaaaactgtgatatattttaagtttttagTTAGGGAAAGGAAAATTATTGTCTTACTAAAATGCATACATCATATATGACATCTTTCATAATGTCTTATGagaccatctctctctctctctcttttttttgttcttgatCCATTAACTGTTTTATAACACACTGTACTATCTTTCTTAGTAGTTATTAGGTATTTCAGGTTCTAATACGAAAATGTTGACTTATCAActctaaaatttattttatttttcactgTCATTCACAATGGAGAGATCCCAGACAGAATTTTGCTGAAGTTTTTATACAGCTATTTATGTGCAATTTGGGGTTTCTCTGTAAATCAcgattaagaatttttatagGAGAATCTTTTTGTATTATCTTGCTTGATGTATGCATTGCCTTCCTTTGGGTTCTCAGATCTTGCTCAAAATCGGTATTTTGAGGATGAGGCGTTTATTGGATACTTGAAATACCTTCAGTACTGGCAACGACCAGAGTACATAAAATTTATAATGTGAGTTAAATGTAAAGTGATATGATTTTTTTACAAAATCTCCTCACAATTATGCTcatgattttttaattattattttattgtggGAAGAATTTTCCCTTATGCATTTTATCAACTTAATTTGTGTAGGTGTTTTTTTGTCCCACAGGTACCCGCACTGCCTTTTTTTCCTTGAGCTTCTCCAAAATGCAAACTTTCGCAATGCAATGGCACATCCTGGAAGCAAGGTGACATTCTTCATACTAGATGACCTTTCTTATTCCAatcttttttaactttttctaatttttcttaattttattatttgtcATCTATATTCTACTTGGATTTTCCATGAGTTGTTTGAAGGTTATAGACCAAAGCATGGTTACTAGCGTACTCCTTTGAGATGGTGATACATGTTTGCTGGATTATTCAATAATGATTTTGTTATTGTTTATAAATGCTAATTTGGGATCATAACCTTCAAATTTGTTGATATTAAAAATGCCTGATAGCTGTGCAAATGCCTTTTTCCAAAAGGGAAAAGTCATATCTGGAAAACTGAATGTTTAAAAAGGACGGATGTTGTGAGAAaggatttgaattttgaactAATAAAAAGGAATGGAGTTCTCAACAAAAATGAATGGCAAGGCAGCACAACTAAGGTTGAATTCATATAGTTGGATGGGGCTTCTTGGTTGTTTTGATCAGCTACTTGCTCGATTTGCAGGACACTCAAATCTATTAAAACCCTAATGAGCATTGCTGATGTCAAGTTCTGTAAGCTACTGTCAATGGTTTGTTTGCTTTCTGACAATTCATTCCGAAATTTGATTAGTACAGTTTGATGGCACATACTGAGTACTCTGGATAATGCTCCTTTTCCCTGTAAATAGCTTGCTAGCTGATCTCTGTATTATATGCTCCATTTTCCTCAAGTTGTGAGGGATGTTATATTGGATTCTTATACGTACTACATACATAATTTTTGTGAATAGTACTTTTCATGGTTCTCATTTTTCTATATTGTTAGAAAAGTTCAGTTTGTCATATCATTAACCATTTGTAGTGTTTTTGCATAGGAATTGGCTCATAGACAGCAGTATTTCTTCTGGAAAAACTATAGGAACAACAGACTGAAGCACATTCTACCACGCCCTATTCCTGAGCCTGCTGCACCTCCTGCTCCAGCTCCTGTTCCAGCTCCACTTCCAGCTCCATCACCTGCACCAGTGCCATCTATGACCACTGCTGCTGCACCAGCACTTTCTCCCATGCAGTTTGTCGGAGCACCTGGGTCTGCTCTCCAAAAGACTGACATGAGAAATGCCATGGGAGACCGTAGGAAGAGAAAGTATAATCTTTGTTTGTCTATCTGCATACACATTCAACATCTTATTGCTCAGTTATATATGAATGTGCGCCATCATCTCAGATTCTTTCGATGTGATCAATTATCATTCTTGTCATGTGTGACTTATTATGCTATTTCATCTCCTTTCCATCATCATTCGACTTGCAGATTACTATCAACATATGCTTTCAATCATCATTGCGAGTCTTTATTCATGATACAACTTCAACATGATATAGACAAATGGTGTATGGACATACACCCAGACAAACATACATAGTAATCATCCCTATGATGAATCATCCTCACATTTGTTTGTATAATTGTATGAAATAGTTCTAAATAGAAGCAGATCCAAAGACTAGTTTTAAGCACAATGTCAACTTTGAATTTACTTATGCCCTGATGTTGGCGCTTTTAATATGCGAGAACCTATAGTTTTGTGTTAAttcagttctttatttttttcgggTTATGTTGGCTCAATGATGTGATCTGATAAGATGAGCTAGTGAAGAAGTCTTGAATTCAGGACCAAAGGGTTTTAGGAAGTTGTTAATGCCCTAAAAGGATTTGACTGTCATGGATACAAGTAAGATCGCTAAAATGGAAAATGTAGTTAAAAAATAGAAACTACTGACAAAATATAATTCATAGACTCAAGCCTTAGCTACATAGGAAGGATTGTTGGTTTGTGATCAGAATTCTCATTGATTATGCtgatatatatttcttttttgcaTGATGTTGGTTTGATGATATTTTGTAAAGGTGCCTTGACTAAGTGAAAGcacaaaaaagaaatatatatccTGTCTAACTCTGATATTTAATGCATTGCAAAGAtcttaaattaattaattattgcaGGAAGGAAGGTTGAAAGGCCAAATGTTATTTCTTGGCAAAGGAGGTCAATGTTGGCTGCTTGCAGGTAACCTTCTTCTCTATTTCTTGGAACTATTGGGCCCATTTGGTTGCAAAcaaggttcgccatctcggtACCAGACCCTATACTGGTATCATTCTACTATATGTCGGTCGGTATGGGGCCGGTTTGGCATACTGACACTTGTACGCTCCTCGTACCAGGTACCAATTCCGTACTAGTATGGTACGGTCGATATGCACCAGTACTGATTGGTACGGCACACCATGGTTGCAATAGTTGAAGTTGTTGAATTGACCCTTGAGTTATTAACGTTTTGGTTTTGCATGTTTCCGAATGAGAACAAGTGGAATTTGTTGGGCATATGCAAGACATACAATTTGGTGTGCTGCGAATTTATATATTTGACTACTGGAAATATTGCTAAATGTTTCAGAAGAGTGTAAGATTACAACACCAATGTACATCCTTCTCTTTCTAATTTGAGAACCTTTCTGTAGATGATATTTTCCCTTCTTCACATGGTTTTGTATGTTTTATATCCCATGAgacctttttcctcttttttttttgatgtcatGTGTTTTCTGTTTTGTGCACCAGCTTTTGTTTGCCATCTTTAGGTAGCTACCCATCCATTTTAAATTGGACCAGATTTCCTTTTGTCTCCTGTTGTTTTACCTAAGCATTAGCATGCATTGAATTTACAGTTTTATCATTTACTTGCTTTGGTTAaaattaatgtttttttttttggtacgacttattggatttattcatatttaagtaAGTTGTATTTTGCAAAAGAGATTGCAAAAGAATTTTGGTGGCTGTGTTTTTTGTGACGGATTCAGAATCTGTTGATCCAATAAGTTAAATGCTGCTCTGTACCCTTTGCTACAAGCCTTTTAGGTTTTAACTTGTTGAAGTGTCTGCTTCTGGGCCTTAACTTCAcctgttttttatttttctgggaTTACTTCTATTTATTACCCCTCTTTGCTACTTCTGGGCTTTTAAGGCTTTAACTTGTTGAAGTGTCTGCTCTTTTAAGCACCTTGTTTCTTTCAAAACAGGGTGGGAGAAGGCTTTTTCCACCACTTGGCCTGATTCTGGTTCATGACTTATGGCAAAATTTTTGTGGATAATATTCACCAAGGAAACGTACTTGTTGAAGGTTTTAAATAAGGTGATTTTGATTGCTCTGTGCTCCAGTTGGTCAAGCTCATCGTACTCAAGTTTTCTTTCTTAGCATCTCTACACTTGGTGTTGTTTATGCAAGCTTTGTCAGTTAGGAGTCTCGAATAGGTAAGGTTCTTGATAGTTGACCATGTTTAGTGCTTCACCTCTGCCATCGAGTGCTACATGTCTAGTTCTGATATAGGTGTGATTTGTTCTTCAAGATTTGATGTTTCACCACCTTCTTTTTTTGGATTTAGGATTTCAGTGCATCTTgtcacatatcatttgatattgtgatataataaattatgtttgacATTCTGTTCCTTAAAATCTGATCCATGACTGTTTGCTAATTTTCGGTATCTGATATATTTCATGTATCTCTGTCGGTTGGATTACAAAGTAAAAATGTACCTTCTCCTTTGGCTGTTTTCCATGGGATCAATACTGAAGTTGATTGGGAATTTGGAGTGGGGCGTTATATATTGGATCATTTGGGTGTTCCTTCTTTACTTTGTAGAATTCATTTCTTTCCATCATCCGTGATTGATTTTCATGAGTCAATAAGTTATTCCGTTTGGTGCTTCTTACCATCTTATGTCAGTTATGAGAGAATATTACTAATGTATTTGCACTTGAAACCAAAACAAAATATGCTTGTGTAGCTATAGTTTAACTGCAATTTGATTGCATCGACTGCTGATTGATTGTTTACCCTGACACATTTGTTTCTTTGTGCCATGAGTCAGAAATGCACTACGGTCAAAACTGATGTGCAAATGGATATCATATTTCTCAATTTTTCTCATAGATTGCTATCTTCTTGTCTGCTGATTAGGTTAATGCAGCCAAATTCCATCTACCAAGTTCTTTTGTTTTGCTTTATGCAGATAGAGTTTATGCAGGACAGTGCAGCATTATTTGTTAAGCAATGTTTCTTCTTAAGAGCAAACACAAGGGAAGTCGGTTTTGAAACAACATGCACCatcttttttaaatttatcactatttcagcctttcttttgGTTACTCTTTCCATCTCTTTGGCATGACATGTTGTGATTATTTGTTTTTCAAATAGAATATGCATTTCTAAGAATACCTTATGTTTTCACTTCTATGGGTAGTTAAAATGCTGGTAAAACCAGCAGCTGTGCTTTTGCCTGGACATAAACCGAGAAAACTAAGGGGAGCTTAAAGGAAAGGCCTTTAATTTCATCAGCACAACTAGGAATTTAGGAAGTAAGCTGATTAAGCATGAAATTGATACGCAATaataaataagaagaagaagaatctacTGTGCGctataaataaaagaaatctaATCCGTGTTGGAATATTTCTATCATCCCTTCCTAGATTCTTGCATGAACATGTAATATTTGATGATTGGAAGGTGTTTGGCGAGTATCTCTTAACGAGGTGGTACAGGATTAGGTGGTGTTCACCTGTAATGAGGGGTGTATCTGCTTTTATCTCTCCCgtctatttttgtttttattttttattctctttcCCCTGAGAAAGATGTGGTTCTTCAGGCAGGCTGTTACTGAGGAACTTGTATTGCTTGATAAGCATCCTCCGCAAATGACCCAAGCTCATATTCAGCGTGATTAAACTTACtgtatataaatatgaatagataatatttttataaagtataaaaatttattttatttgtcaaTTTTTTTTGTAGTAGGTGATGAACTGTAAGTGTTATTGTCTCTTGCTTGTCAGAGGTGAGCTATAATTTCAGTAGTCAAATGGTGATCTAGTTGTGGAGATGTAACCCGCCACTTGATGAGAGGTGCCTCAATGCATCAATCCTGTGGCTGAAttgggtcaaaaaaaaaaaaattgaatccaaAGTCAATTCATTTTCAGTCAAGTTTGAATTGATCGAGTATGATATGATATTAACTTCATCAGCTCATTGGCCTTTTTTGGGTCAAAAGTGGGTCGAATCCAAGCCTGATCCAAATAACTTCGGTTCGGGTTGGACTTGATTAATTTCAAAATTCAGACTGCCCCACTTCTTCTGGTAACTCTCTCCCCAGTGCCTCCACGGTAGCCAACGGTGATCTTGATTAAGCTGCGTTTAAATCAGCTTGTTCATCTCTGTTGGGGTAGTCCATGACTACAAAATGAGCAGCAATCGGTTTTAATGTCAAGGAACAATATGAAGTGctgttattttctctttcttcttctcctcggcAGTCCAGACAAATGCAGGCTTTCAATGAATGGATAAAATTCCTCTAATTTAAATAGAGGGAAAGAAAGGAACAGGAAAAAAAATTCGAGCCTATATCCATGGTTTTAGCTGCACTCCTCTTGCATTGCGTGTGGCTTGCTCGAAGGATGTTGTGAACTTGTGCTTCCAAGTAGGTGAGAATTCCTGCATCCATGCATATGAAATCATAAAGAAGGCCTCTGAAATGAAAATATATGAAATGTAAATAGAATAATTCAACATCTCAACTCTAAAAAATAATCTTAGGCTGTGTTTGGATGGggcgaggagaggagggtggagaGGGGGATTGTTATGACAATGGAATTGGGGTTCTCACTATCCCTCGTCATCACCATTctgccccctcttcttcttcttcgaatcctctctctttcttaaaGCCCTCTCTCTTGCCCTTAGACTGTTGCTACTCCCTTGCTAGAGGCGAGGCTTTGCAAGGCCTCTTCCGATCATCGGCGAGCACAGCTGGCTCGATGACAAATCAACCCACTCGTTTGATAAATTATCGTGATGCCTTCTCTGAGATCAAGCGTGGATCTGGCTCTCCTCGTTGCCCCGTGTTCTCTCTTGCCGATTGCTTGAAGTCATCATTGGCGTGCCTGTTTCGACGACGAGGAGCATTTTGCCTGCTCCTAACTTGGCTGTCTtgttttgatttcttttccTCCACCACGATATGACCCTTTTGCTTTCAAGTTGATAGATTCGTGTTTGTGTTGAATACTTATGGACGATTGAATTATTGGGGGATAATATTTTAGCTATTTTTTTGCAACTGTCCAAAGACAACTTTGTTGAGACAAAAAAATCCACTTATGATAGTTTGCCAAAATCCTACCCTACGGAGATCTAGAGAGTACTAATCAATTCGCGTAGAGATACTGATCTGCACATAACAAGAAGAGAAAGGCTCGTTGGATTGACTCTTCCAATGCCTAAATTACGAAGGACGTTAAAATAACAATATTGTCGTTCTTCTAGTTGGTCTTCTCACTTAGGCCTTTTTATCTTGGCTTTCTCAAGTCGGCCTTGTCATATCGGCCTTCTTATCTTGGCCTTTTCATTTCAGCCTTCTCAGGCCTGCCTGGTCAGCTTTAGGGGTTCGGCCTCCGTCTTCACCTTAGCTTTAGCCTTCAATTGAACTCTAGCCTTCACCTTAGTCTCAGCCTCAACTTTCACCTTGGCCTTCTCACCTTAGCCTTAGCTTTAGCTTTCATCTCGAACTCAACTTTCTCATCTCGGCCTTTGACTTCACCTCGGCCTTAGCTTCTCACCTCGGCCTCGGTCTTCTCACCTCGGCCTCGGTCTTCAACTCGATCTTGGCCTTAGCATTCCTTTCGGTCTTCTCGCCTCAGCCATGGTTTCTCACCTCAGCATCGACCTTCACCTCGACATCGCTCTCCATCTCAGCCTTGACTTTCACCTCAACCATGACAGCTCATATACCGACTAACttgccaaaaaagaaaagcagaaTAATGGATAAGGGCTTGAGAGCTTCTTACCATGAGAACTTTGAGATATGAGTGCCCTCTCTGTTTGGAGTCCCTTGGTTGTTGTTGCCACAGAATCCGAACCGAGGTCGGAGCACAGCTCAGACGACTTTGGGATCGGCTGGAGTCGAGCTGAGCAGACTAGTGGTGGCACTGGGCATTGGTCTCCTTCGGGGATGGCCTGTAAAAAGTTCACTTGCTAGAGAATTTCTAGCTGAGGACCTTCCGATGTCTAAGTCAGAATGGAGAGGCAAACAGTGTGTAAAGAAAAAAGAGTTCAGCATAATGTAACTCTTTGTGAGGAATGAACATCATCCCTAAGGTGGGGCCCCCAGGCCGCCTCTTTATATAGGAGAGCTTAATTTTATCGTTATCTGGGCTAATGTGGCGTGCACTGATGGCTAGATAACGGTCAATAGAATGGCCGCAGCGTGGAGTTAGTCCGCATGGGTGGCATACAGTGCCAATCGGGCGCAAACTAGGGTGTCGCCATGACTGTAGGCTGTCGGGGCCGTCGGTTGTTAGGATTGTCAGTCCCTGTCGGCATGTGTCGAATAG
Above is a genomic segment from Phoenix dactylifera cultivar Barhee BC4 chromosome 2, palm_55x_up_171113_PBpolish2nd_filt_p, whole genome shotgun sequence containing:
- the LOC103710781 gene encoding mediator of RNA polymerase II transcription subunit 31 isoform X4, with product MASGKDDADRSSDSPSALKNPYKDPDDGRQRFLLELEFVQCLANPTYIHYLAQNRYFEDEAFIGYLKYLQYWQRPEYIKFIMYPHCLFFLELLQNANFRNAMAHPGSKELAHRQQYFFWKNYRNNRLKHILPRPIPEPAAPPAPAPVPAPLPAPSPAPVPSMTTAAAPALSPMQFVGAPGSALQKTDMRNAMGDRRKRKYNLCLSICIHIQHLIAQLYMNEGRLKGQMLFLGKGGQCWLLADRVYAGQCSIIC
- the LOC103710781 gene encoding mediator of RNA polymerase II transcription subunit 31 isoform X1; its protein translation is MASGKDDADRSSDSPSALKNPYKDPDDGRQRFLLELEFVQCLANPTYIHYLAQNRYFEDEAFIGYLKYLQYWQRPEYIKFIMYPHCLFFLELLQNANFRNAMAHPGSKELAHRQQYFFWKNYRNNRLKHILPRPIPEPAAPPAPAPVPAPLPAPSPAPVPSMTTAAAPALSPMQFVGAPGSALQKTDMRNAMGDRRKRKYNLCLSICIHIQHLIAQLYMNEGRLKGQMLFLGKGGQCWLLAGNLLLYFLELLGPFGCKQGSPSRYQTLYWYHSTICRSVWGRFGILTLVRSSYQVPIPY
- the LOC103710781 gene encoding mediator of RNA polymerase II transcription subunit 31 isoform X2, giving the protein MASGKDDADRSSDSPSALKNPYKDPDDGRQRFLLELEFVQCLANPTYIHYLAQNRYFEDEAFIGYLKYLQYWQRPEYIKFIMYPHCLFFLELLQNANFRNAMAHPGSKELAHRQQYFFWKNYRNNRLKHILPRPIPEPAAPPAPAPVPAPLPAPSPAPVPSMTTAAAPALSPMQFVGAPGSALQKTDMRNAMGDRRKRKYNLCLSICIHIQHLIAQLYMNEGRLKGQMLFLGKGGQCWLLAGTNSVLVWYGRYAPVLIGTAHHGCNS
- the LOC103710781 gene encoding mediator of RNA polymerase II transcription subunit 31 isoform X3 — translated: MASGKDDADRSSDSPSALKNPYKDPDDGRQRFLLELEFVQCLANPTYIHYLAQNRYFEDEAFIGYLKYLQYWQRPEYIKFIMYPHCLFFLELLQNANFRNAMAHPGSKELAHRQQYFFWKNYRNNRLKHILPRPIPEPAAPPAPAPVPAPLPAPSPAPVPSMTTAAAPALSPMQFVGAPGSALQKTDMRNAMGDRRKRKYNLCLSICIHIQHLIAQLYMNEGRLKGQMLFLGKGGQCWLLAGWEKAFSTTWPDSGS
- the LOC103710781 gene encoding mediator of RNA polymerase II transcription subunit 31 isoform X5, which produces MASGKDDADRSSDSPSALKNPYKDPDDGRQRFLLELEFVQCLANPTYIHYLAQNRYFEDEAFIGYLKYLQYWQRPEYIKFIMYPHCLFFLELLQNANFRNAMAHPGSKELAHRQQYFFWKNYRNNRLKHILPRPIPEPAAPPAPAPVPAPLPAPSPAPVPSMTTAAAPALSPMQFVGAPGSALQKTDMRNAMGDRRKRKKEG